The Streptomyces sp. Je 1-332 genome has a window encoding:
- a CDS encoding methyltransferase domain-containing protein gives MTSALQPRWATPDLHAAIKDHYDGLIELYEDLWGEHIHHGYWAEDEPDPGRHAAQVRLVEELMSFGPLPEGSRVLDAGCGIGASAVHLAQRLGCQVDGITISAEQITRAEAKAAEGGVTDRTTFRLVDALHTDYADGTFDVVWALESCELMPDKRAFLAECLRVLKPGGTLLVATWCARDDSLSADETRLMGRIYRDFVVSHVLPLDQYRDLADGLGFTAIRTDDWSERVWDTWKLSSDIVKPVVRDPSVVWKLVRAKGMDIFRFLNSVPLMKQAYDRGVMRYGVLRAERPL, from the coding sequence ATGACCAGCGCACTGCAGCCCCGATGGGCGACGCCCGATCTGCACGCCGCGATCAAGGACCACTACGACGGCCTGATCGAGCTGTACGAGGACCTGTGGGGCGAGCACATCCACCACGGCTACTGGGCCGAGGACGAGCCCGACCCCGGCCGGCACGCCGCCCAGGTGCGCCTCGTCGAGGAACTGATGAGCTTCGGTCCGCTGCCCGAGGGCAGCCGGGTCCTGGACGCGGGCTGCGGCATCGGCGCCTCCGCCGTCCACCTCGCCCAGCGCCTCGGCTGCCAGGTCGACGGCATCACGATCAGCGCCGAGCAGATCACGCGCGCCGAGGCGAAGGCCGCCGAGGGCGGCGTCACCGACCGCACCACCTTCCGGCTCGTCGACGCGCTGCACACCGACTACGCCGACGGCACCTTCGACGTCGTATGGGCGCTGGAGAGCTGCGAACTCATGCCGGACAAGCGGGCCTTCCTCGCCGAGTGCCTGCGGGTCCTCAAACCCGGCGGCACGCTGCTCGTCGCCACCTGGTGCGCCCGCGACGACAGCCTCTCCGCCGACGAGACCAGGCTGATGGGGCGCATCTACCGCGACTTCGTGGTCTCCCACGTGCTGCCGCTCGACCAGTACCGCGACCTCGCCGACGGCCTCGGCTTCACCGCTATCCGCACCGACGACTGGTCGGAGCGGGTGTGGGACACCTGGAAGCTCTCCAGCGACATCGTCAAGCCCGTGGTCCGCGACCCCTCCGTGGTGTGGAAGCTGGTCAGGGCCAAGGGAATGGACATCTTCCGCTTCCTCAACTCCGTGCCCCTGATGAAGCAGGCGTACGACCGTGGCGTGATGCGCTACGGCGTCCTGCGCGCCGAACGCCCCCTGTGA
- a CDS encoding aminotransferase class III-fold pyridoxal phosphate-dependent enzyme, with translation MTTTAEPGAPLIESLVADLLTQPWLIDLFTELAERQSGSMAAAERLRQVDVTNHAFWPFHAPQFPLVVTGAHGSRLTDVDGNTYIDCHLGFGAQALHGHSPEPVVDFVREQLAATTGNGYCHPVEERLIGLLKEFVPHCEKFAFLNSGTDATAAAIRLARAHTGRRMVAKFEGSLHGVHELGMHNTAFWYHGHPAQSFPGIEGDGAVEPRSALTGVPNADPRDLLVLPNDPVVALALIEKHKDELACVLGEAVSSSFPFAEHTVPLIRAVSDSCRRLRVPFILDEVLTGFRYGPGGAGAHFGIEADLYCFGKVISGLGIPLSAVAGRAALLDHTQTSGLPLTDIGRKTCVQTTHVGNHLALSASYASLSLLHEQRDTYYTETRAKVDGIQRRLAAFRAETGIPLRLVGFGDFIGSFGFLEHESYDDYRTFAGSVNPIAFFLLTLMLRKRGFYTLSLPMLFTGGAHSEEDLVALTTAVTDSARELHSHGFPFILPGAGAEAR, from the coding sequence ATGACCACAACGGCCGAACCAGGCGCTCCCCTCATCGAGTCCCTGGTGGCGGACCTGCTCACCCAACCGTGGCTGATCGACCTGTTCACCGAGCTGGCCGAACGGCAGTCGGGGTCCATGGCGGCGGCCGAGCGGCTGCGCCAGGTCGACGTCACCAACCACGCCTTCTGGCCCTTCCACGCCCCGCAGTTCCCGCTGGTGGTGACCGGCGCGCACGGCAGCCGCCTGACCGACGTGGACGGCAACACCTACATCGACTGCCATCTGGGATTCGGTGCCCAGGCCCTGCACGGGCACAGCCCGGAGCCGGTCGTCGACTTCGTCCGCGAACAGCTGGCAGCCACCACCGGCAACGGCTACTGCCATCCCGTCGAGGAGCGGCTCATCGGTCTCCTCAAGGAGTTCGTGCCGCACTGCGAGAAGTTCGCCTTCCTCAACTCCGGCACCGACGCCACCGCGGCCGCGATCCGCCTGGCCCGCGCGCACACCGGCCGGCGCATGGTCGCCAAGTTCGAGGGCTCCCTCCACGGGGTGCATGAACTGGGCATGCACAACACCGCGTTCTGGTACCACGGCCACCCCGCCCAGTCCTTCCCGGGGATCGAGGGCGACGGGGCGGTCGAGCCCCGTTCCGCGCTGACGGGTGTGCCGAACGCCGATCCGCGCGACCTGCTCGTCCTGCCCAACGACCCGGTCGTCGCCCTCGCCCTCATCGAGAAGCACAAGGACGAGCTGGCCTGCGTGCTCGGCGAGGCCGTCTCCTCGTCCTTCCCGTTCGCCGAGCACACCGTTCCGCTGATCCGCGCCGTCTCCGATTCCTGCCGCCGGCTGCGCGTCCCGTTCATCCTCGACGAAGTGCTCACCGGATTCCGGTACGGTCCCGGCGGCGCGGGCGCGCACTTCGGCATCGAGGCCGACCTCTACTGCTTCGGCAAGGTCATCAGCGGCCTCGGCATCCCGCTGTCCGCCGTCGCGGGACGGGCCGCGCTCCTGGACCACACACAGACCTCCGGTCTTCCACTGACCGACATCGGCCGCAAGACCTGCGTCCAGACCACGCATGTCGGCAACCACCTGGCGCTGAGCGCCTCGTACGCGAGCCTGAGCCTGCTCCACGAGCAGCGGGACACGTACTACACCGAGACCCGGGCCAAGGTCGACGGCATCCAGCGACGGCTCGCGGCCTTCCGCGCGGAGACCGGCATCCCGCTGCGCCTCGTCGGGTTCGGCGACTTCATCGGGTCGTTCGGCTTCCTGGAGCACGAGAGCTACGACGACTACCGCACGTTCGCCGGATCGGTGAACCCCATCGCGTTCTTCCTGCTGACCCTGATGCTGCGCAAGCGCGGCTTCTACACGCTGAGCCTGCCGATGCTGTTCACCGGGGGCGCGCACAGCGAGGAGGACCTGGTGGCGCTCACCACGGCCGTGACGGACTCGGCGCGCGAACTGCACAGCCACGGCTTTCCGTTCATCCTCCCGGGAGCGGGGGCCGAGGCGCGGTGA
- a CDS encoding FAD-dependent oxidoreductase, producing MSGSGEYPRTAHDADAVVIGAGIAGLVAAVKLASGAGGRGVLLLEAGSEPGGRARTTEHQGYALNFGPRALYRATAKELRALGLRVEGGEPDIAGASVLRGGAFHPGYAAAGPLLRTALLSRRERVAVARLLALCRTRARLARSDAAQWLAARLPTERARQAAFAVLRISTYVGRPEMIAADALTAHFAEVRRGVLYLDGGWGSVVDGLAARARDLGVELRTGARAVAVEGGGKPCVRLADGSSVTGRSVVVAGLPPRAAAELLGRPELAAGSGRPLHTACLDVALSQLPDPGRALVFGVDDPVYLSDFSRASRVAPPGGAVLHLARYDDGAGLAPAQVRARLYGLLDRCQPGWRDVLVHERFLPRMTTMSAVPQPRFGGLAGRPGARVPGVPGVYLAGDWVGPTGLLADASVLSAVRAAEEAATRL from the coding sequence GTGAGCGGCTCAGGGGAGTACCCCCGCACGGCGCACGACGCCGACGCCGTGGTGATCGGGGCCGGCATCGCGGGCCTCGTCGCTGCTGTCAAGCTCGCGTCCGGCGCCGGCGGCCGTGGTGTGCTGCTGCTCGAAGCGGGCAGCGAACCGGGCGGCCGGGCGCGCACCACGGAGCACCAGGGGTACGCCCTCAACTTCGGACCGCGGGCCCTGTACCGCGCCACGGCCAAGGAGTTGAGGGCACTGGGCCTCCGCGTCGAGGGCGGGGAGCCGGACATCGCGGGCGCCTCGGTCCTGCGCGGAGGTGCCTTCCATCCCGGATACGCCGCCGCCGGGCCCCTGCTGCGCACGGCGCTCCTCTCCCGGCGCGAACGCGTCGCCGTGGCCCGGCTCCTGGCCCTGTGCCGCACGCGTGCCCGGCTCGCCCGCAGCGACGCGGCCCAGTGGCTCGCGGCACGGCTGCCGACGGAGCGGGCGCGGCAGGCCGCGTTCGCCGTCCTGCGCATCAGTACGTATGTGGGCCGCCCCGAGATGATCGCCGCGGACGCCCTCACCGCGCACTTCGCCGAAGTCCGCCGTGGTGTGCTCTATCTCGACGGCGGCTGGGGGAGCGTGGTCGACGGGCTTGCCGCGCGGGCGCGTGACCTCGGCGTCGAACTGCGCACCGGGGCGCGGGCAGTGGCGGTGGAGGGCGGCGGGAAGCCGTGCGTGCGGCTCGCGGACGGCTCGTCGGTGACCGGCCGCTCGGTGGTCGTCGCCGGGCTGCCGCCCCGGGCCGCCGCGGAACTTCTCGGGCGCCCGGAACTCGCCGCCGGGTCCGGACGTCCTTTGCACACGGCCTGTCTGGACGTGGCGCTCAGCCAACTCCCCGACCCTGGACGCGCGTTGGTCTTCGGCGTGGACGACCCCGTATATCTCTCGGACTTCTCCCGCGCGTCGCGCGTCGCGCCGCCCGGCGGAGCCGTCCTGCACCTGGCCCGGTACGACGACGGGGCGGGGCTCGCACCCGCGCAGGTCCGTGCCCGCCTGTACGGACTGCTCGACCGCTGTCAGCCCGGCTGGCGCGACGTCCTCGTGCACGAGCGCTTCCTGCCCCGCATGACCACGATGAGCGCCGTGCCGCAGCCGCGGTTCGGCGGACTCGCGGGCCGTCCCGGCGCGCGGGTACCCGGTGTCCCCGGCGTGTACCTGGCCGGCGACTGGGTCGGCCCCACCGGACTGCTCGCGGACGCCAGCGTGCTCAGCGCGGTCCGGGCGGCCGAAGAGGCGGCCACCCGCCTGTGA
- a CDS encoding NAD(P)H-dependent oxidoreductase, translating to MRPIRLAAVGGSLRSDSMSAAVLRSCCRRARFAGATVTLLTGADLELPLYNPEVTRTSPRARRLLDALRSADGVLLSSPTYHGGMSGLMKNALDHTEALAKETPCYLDGRAVGCLTVAWNDVAGASALATLRSSVQALRGWTVPMGVVVPAGTDVTPDGACADPRTTRRLEILTDQVLDFARMRIAAQAVEAGELTAASV from the coding sequence ATGCGCCCGATCCGTCTCGCCGCCGTCGGCGGCTCGCTGCGGTCCGACTCGATGTCCGCCGCGGTGCTGCGGTCCTGCTGCCGCCGGGCCCGCTTCGCCGGGGCCACGGTGACACTCCTGACCGGGGCCGACCTCGAACTGCCCCTCTACAACCCGGAGGTGACCCGGACATCGCCCCGTGCCCGGCGGCTCCTCGACGCGCTGCGCTCGGCCGACGGGGTGCTCCTGTCAAGCCCGACCTACCACGGCGGCATGTCGGGCCTGATGAAGAACGCGCTCGACCACACCGAGGCGCTGGCCAAGGAGACGCCCTGCTACCTCGACGGACGAGCCGTCGGCTGCCTGACCGTGGCGTGGAACGACGTGGCGGGCGCCTCCGCCCTTGCCACGCTCCGCTCGTCCGTCCAGGCGCTGCGCGGCTGGACCGTACCGATGGGTGTGGTGGTGCCGGCCGGCACGGACGTCACACCCGACGGCGCCTGCGCCGATCCGCGGACGACCCGCAGGCTGGAGATCCTCACCGACCAGGTCCTCGACTTCGCGCGGATGCGGATCGCCGCGCAGGCGGTGGAGGCCGGTGAACTGACGGCGGCTTCCGTCTAG
- a CDS encoding metal-sulfur cluster assembly factor yields the protein MSAPAVPATSTDGHAGHSGQSGLDGLDRQVAEALQEVYDPCSQSWQRPMSLVDLGLVRAVEVDDTGRALVRISLTAPFCMAVPVITRSIERKVGEVPGITGVRVELDGATLWRPELMTDRGRELLAAAREGDRRTLPLV from the coding sequence GTGAGCGCCCCGGCCGTGCCGGCGACCTCCACGGACGGCCACGCCGGACACAGCGGACAGAGCGGTCTCGACGGACTCGACCGGCAGGTCGCCGAGGCGCTGCAGGAGGTGTACGACCCCTGCAGCCAGTCCTGGCAGCGCCCGATGAGCCTGGTCGACCTGGGCCTCGTCCGTGCCGTCGAGGTCGACGACACGGGCCGGGCGCTGGTGCGGATCAGCCTCACCGCCCCCTTCTGCATGGCCGTTCCGGTGATCACTCGGTCGATCGAGCGGAAGGTGGGCGAGGTTCCCGGCATCACGGGCGTGCGGGTGGAGCTCGACGGAGCCACCCTCTGGCGACCGGAGCTCATGACGGACCGGGGCCGGGAGCTCCTGGCCGCCGCGCGCGAGGGGGACCGCCGCACTCTGCCGCTGGTGTGA
- a CDS encoding amidohydrolase family protein has translation MIDNMFVIDATVHPYNLAEDNLNQAPGGGPDLHAFALREMLWGMHERFATEGSAIAREAFCTDWSPELLARTMFTESDVDLAVNHRLRIDSVFQDGLCNGTKNQVLADKWPQRVIPYAGLNPMLGIDACLRDLRQQVADVPGTIGIKVYPNSGSPDASWRLDDPEFDPLFELAKELGIKIFAVHKIIPNGLVPLAPFGIDDLETVAIRHIDLSFEIVHAGLPPFVEEVAMALMRLPNVYANLEITSAILAHGMGYVEDALAQLISLGGAEKIIYASGAMHFHPQPVLEKMARLTFSDQLLERYGIEQITHEQRAGFLAGNFARIAGIDLAAAEQAVRDDEFARERAAHGGNRPMWSHWRATQPELWNAAPGAAA, from the coding sequence TTGATCGACAACATGTTCGTCATCGATGCCACGGTGCACCCTTACAACCTGGCCGAGGACAACCTCAACCAGGCGCCGGGCGGCGGACCCGACCTGCACGCCTTCGCACTGCGCGAGATGCTGTGGGGCATGCACGAGCGGTTCGCGACGGAGGGCTCCGCCATCGCGCGTGAGGCCTTCTGCACGGACTGGTCGCCCGAGCTGCTCGCCCGGACGATGTTCACCGAGTCCGATGTGGACCTGGCCGTCAACCACCGGCTGCGGATCGACAGCGTCTTCCAGGACGGCCTGTGCAACGGCACCAAGAACCAGGTGCTCGCCGACAAGTGGCCACAGCGCGTCATTCCGTACGCCGGGCTCAATCCGATGCTGGGCATCGACGCCTGCCTGCGGGACCTGCGTCAGCAGGTGGCCGACGTGCCGGGCACGATCGGCATCAAGGTGTATCCCAACTCCGGCTCACCTGACGCCAGTTGGCGCCTGGACGACCCCGAGTTCGACCCGCTCTTCGAGCTCGCCAAGGAACTCGGCATCAAGATCTTCGCCGTACACAAGATCATCCCCAACGGCCTGGTACCGCTGGCGCCCTTCGGCATCGACGACCTGGAGACCGTCGCCATCCGCCACATCGACCTCTCCTTCGAGATCGTGCACGCGGGCCTCCCGCCGTTCGTCGAGGAGGTCGCGATGGCACTGATGCGGCTGCCGAACGTCTACGCCAACCTGGAGATCACCTCGGCGATCCTGGCGCACGGCATGGGGTACGTCGAGGACGCCTTGGCCCAGCTGATCTCGCTGGGCGGCGCCGAGAAGATCATCTACGCCTCCGGTGCGATGCACTTCCACCCGCAGCCGGTGCTGGAGAAGATGGCGCGCCTGACCTTCTCCGACCAGCTCCTCGAGCGGTACGGGATCGAGCAGATCACCCACGAGCAGCGAGCCGGCTTCCTGGCCGGCAACTTCGCGCGCATCGCCGGGATCGACCTGGCCGCCGCCGAACAGGCCGTACGCGACGACGAGTTCGCCCGGGAACGGGCGGCGCACGGAGGCAACCGCCCGATGTGGTCCCACTGGCGCGCCACCCAGCCGGAGCTGTGGAACGCCGCGCCGGGAGCCGCCGCGTGA
- a CDS encoding MMPL family transporter has product MFSALGSALHARRRVSLLLAVLAAVLAALFGGTVDKKLTNGLSDYDDPGGPNVAARKVIEQATGIDAQQGYALLVRTDAPIDPEAKTPPASVAAAVKLLRDRPEVRQVVDYASASNPALVSKDSRSTVVIGAVAPMKESATVDAEKELQQAIKDDPALRGNAWIGGPTPGHVQVADVSNKDLAKAEGLALPLILILLFVVFRGVVAALVPIIGAMVSLLLTLAGLRVATLFMNVSTGALNLAFALGLGLSVDFGLLIVSRYREELAVHGPGVEAVRRTVATAGRTVLFSALTVAAALAALMVFPHPYLRSMGLAGVITVVAAALFALLGLPALLAVLGRRINSLAPRRWQRDISADEAAGNRWHRIASGVMRRPGIVAVVAAAIMLLIAAPVLGIRFTGADSATLPTETSAGRVAAELERDFKDPATSPLQIVLDTDDSTGLAAYADKVAKVPGVEAVAEPVRLDARHWEVDAVLTGAPLGTEAQDAAADVRDIAAPHPARYTGLTGDFLAQKESIGDRLPQAAGLLTVITLLLLFAFSGSVILPFKALLMNTLSTAAALGFLVWVFQDGNLGFAAQSGIETTTPVLVFALAFGLSTDYNVFLLGRIKEAKAAGLGEREAVSEGLARTGPIVTSAAVLFCLALGALGLSRLVFIKELGLGTAFAVLIDATIVRALLVPSLMAMLGRTNWWAPAPLRRLHTALRLDRMEPPAAAPDASSGGMVPAAADARAKPEVPAATP; this is encoded by the coding sequence ATGTTCTCAGCCCTGGGCTCCGCACTGCACGCGAGGCGGCGCGTCAGCTTGCTGTTGGCCGTTCTCGCCGCTGTCCTCGCTGCTCTCTTCGGGGGGACGGTCGACAAGAAGCTGACCAACGGTCTGTCCGACTACGACGATCCGGGCGGCCCCAACGTCGCCGCACGCAAGGTCATCGAGCAGGCCACCGGCATCGACGCCCAGCAGGGGTACGCCCTGCTCGTGCGCACCGACGCCCCCATCGACCCCGAGGCCAAGACCCCGCCGGCCTCTGTGGCCGCCGCCGTGAAACTGCTGCGCGACCGGCCCGAGGTCCGCCAGGTGGTCGACTACGCATCGGCGAGCAACCCCGCGCTCGTCTCGAAGGATTCCCGCAGCACCGTCGTCATCGGCGCCGTCGCGCCGATGAAGGAGTCCGCCACGGTCGACGCGGAGAAGGAACTGCAGCAGGCCATCAAGGACGATCCCGCGCTGCGCGGCAACGCCTGGATCGGCGGCCCGACACCCGGCCACGTCCAGGTCGCGGACGTCTCCAACAAGGATCTGGCGAAGGCCGAGGGTCTTGCGCTGCCGCTCATCCTGATCCTGCTCTTCGTCGTCTTCCGGGGCGTCGTCGCCGCGCTCGTGCCGATCATCGGCGCCATGGTCTCGCTGCTCCTGACGCTGGCCGGGCTGCGGGTCGCGACGCTGTTCATGAACGTCTCCACGGGCGCGCTCAATCTGGCCTTCGCCCTCGGACTCGGCCTGTCCGTCGACTTCGGACTGCTGATCGTCTCCCGCTACCGCGAAGAGCTCGCGGTACACGGGCCCGGGGTGGAGGCGGTGCGCCGCACCGTCGCGACCGCGGGGCGCACCGTGCTCTTCAGCGCTCTGACCGTGGCCGCCGCGCTCGCGGCGCTCATGGTCTTCCCGCATCCCTACCTGCGGTCGATGGGCCTTGCCGGTGTCATCACCGTGGTGGCGGCCGCACTGTTCGCGCTGCTCGGTCTTCCCGCGCTGCTCGCCGTGCTCGGCCGGCGCATCAACTCCCTCGCCCCGCGCCGCTGGCAGCGCGACATCTCGGCCGACGAGGCCGCGGGCAACCGCTGGCACCGCATCGCGTCCGGCGTCATGCGCCGCCCCGGCATCGTCGCCGTGGTCGCCGCCGCCATCATGCTGCTCATCGCGGCGCCCGTGCTCGGCATCCGGTTCACCGGCGCCGACTCGGCGACACTGCCGACCGAGACGAGCGCGGGACGCGTCGCGGCCGAACTGGAACGGGACTTCAAGGACCCGGCCACCTCGCCCCTGCAGATCGTCCTGGACACCGACGACAGCACCGGTCTCGCGGCGTACGCCGACAAGGTCGCGAAGGTGCCGGGCGTCGAGGCGGTGGCCGAGCCCGTCCGGCTCGACGCCCGGCACTGGGAGGTCGACGCCGTCCTCACCGGGGCCCCGCTCGGGACCGAGGCGCAGGACGCCGCCGCCGACGTGCGCGACATCGCGGCACCGCACCCGGCCCGCTACACCGGCCTCACCGGTGACTTCCTGGCCCAGAAGGAGTCCATCGGCGACCGGCTCCCGCAGGCCGCGGGGCTGCTCACCGTCATCACCCTGCTGCTGCTCTTCGCCTTCTCCGGCTCGGTGATCCTGCCGTTCAAGGCGCTCCTGATGAACACCCTCTCCACGGCCGCCGCGCTCGGCTTCCTGGTCTGGGTCTTCCAGGACGGCAACCTCGGCTTCGCGGCGCAGAGCGGCATCGAGACGACGACTCCGGTGCTGGTCTTCGCGCTGGCCTTCGGGCTCTCCACGGACTACAACGTCTTCCTGCTCGGCCGGATCAAGGAGGCCAAGGCGGCGGGCCTCGGTGAACGGGAGGCGGTCTCCGAGGGCCTGGCGAGGACGGGGCCCATCGTCACGTCGGCGGCGGTCCTCTTCTGCCTCGCGCTGGGTGCGCTCGGCCTGTCCCGGCTCGTCTTCATCAAGGAGCTCGGCCTCGGCACCGCCTTCGCCGTGCTGATCGACGCCACGATCGTCCGCGCCCTGCTCGTGCCGTCCCTGATGGCGATGCTCGGCCGCACCAACTGGTGGGCGCCGGCGCCGCTGCGCAGGCTGCACACCGCGCTGCGCCTGGACCGGATGGAGCCGCCTGCCGCGGCCCCCGACGCCTCCTCGGGCGGCATGGTGCCCGCTGCCGCGGACGCGCGGGCCAAGCCCGAAGTGCCTGCCGCCACCCCCTGA
- a CDS encoding cytochrome P450, which translates to MDTRQSPHTDGPAGSRPEHEYPFHRPSAVEVPPLYEELRAQCPVARVGLPSGDEGYVVSRHEDVRTVLADPRFSRAATVEPGAPRLSASAPPMAGGLFTMDPPEHTRLRKLVSREFTARRVQNLRPRIQELTDGLLDEMERTAPPVDLNTALAFPLPVMVICELLGVPFEDRDRFRAWSDAFVSLTSHSADEVMSQRMSMVTYLGELVQRKREEPAGDLMSALVSARDEEGSLSEQELITMGITLLVAGHETTVSMIGTCVLTLLRHPEQLAALREHPERMEHAVEELLRINPIGDGGPLRVTLEDVEIAGTRIPKGSAVLAAICSANRDERRFTEGPTAAFDPFRPSAVAQLAFGHGPHFCLGAALARAELQIVLGTLVRRFPTLKLAEDASELRMTTGMMVHALDRLPVTW; encoded by the coding sequence ATGGACACCCGACAGAGCCCGCACACGGATGGCCCGGCGGGCTCCCGACCGGAGCACGAGTACCCCTTCCATCGCCCCTCGGCCGTGGAAGTGCCCCCTCTGTACGAGGAGTTGCGGGCCCAGTGCCCCGTGGCGCGCGTCGGCCTGCCCAGCGGCGACGAGGGTTATGTCGTCAGTCGCCACGAGGACGTACGCACCGTGCTCGCGGACCCCCGCTTCAGCCGGGCGGCGACCGTCGAGCCCGGCGCCCCGCGTCTCAGCGCCTCCGCGCCTCCGATGGCGGGCGGCCTGTTCACCATGGACCCGCCCGAGCACACCCGCCTGCGCAAGCTCGTGTCCCGGGAGTTCACCGCGCGCCGCGTACAGAATCTGCGCCCCCGCATCCAGGAGCTGACGGACGGGCTGCTCGACGAGATGGAGCGAACCGCCCCGCCCGTCGACCTGAACACCGCCCTGGCCTTCCCGCTGCCCGTCATGGTCATCTGTGAACTGCTCGGCGTGCCCTTCGAGGACCGGGACCGCTTCCGCGCCTGGTCGGACGCGTTCGTCTCGCTCACCTCGCACTCCGCGGACGAGGTGATGAGCCAACGGATGTCCATGGTCACGTACTTGGGCGAACTGGTGCAGCGCAAGCGCGAGGAACCTGCCGGGGACCTGATGAGCGCCCTTGTCTCGGCGCGCGACGAGGAGGGCTCGCTCAGCGAGCAGGAGCTGATCACCATGGGGATCACCCTCCTCGTGGCGGGGCACGAGACCACCGTCAGCATGATCGGGACCTGCGTCCTGACCCTGCTGCGGCACCCCGAGCAGCTGGCGGCGCTGCGGGAGCACCCGGAGCGGATGGAGCACGCCGTCGAGGAGCTGCTGCGGATCAACCCCATCGGTGACGGCGGGCCGTTGCGCGTGACGCTCGAGGACGTGGAGATCGCCGGCACCCGTATCCCCAAGGGCAGTGCGGTCCTTGCGGCGATCTGCTCGGCCAACCGTGACGAGCGTCGGTTCACCGAGGGCCCGACGGCCGCGTTCGATCCCTTCCGTCCCTCCGCCGTCGCCCAGCTGGCGTTCGGCCATGGCCCGCACTTCTGCCTGGGCGCCGCGCTGGCCAGGGCGGAGCTGCAGATCGTCCTGGGCACCCTGGTGCGGCGCTTCCCGACGCTGAAGCTCGCCGAGGACGCATCGGAGCTGCGGATGACCACCGGGATGATGGTCCACGCACTGGACCGGTTGCCGGTCACCTGGTAG
- a CDS encoding TetR/AcrR family transcriptional regulator, whose translation MTTEARRGRPRAEGADARILEAAYAVLVDRGYERYSIDEVAQRAGVAKTTIYRRWPTRDHLIVAVVAKIQDEVPVTDTGDIRHDLVTYLEAIVGGLDRMRRVGRVVEPGDRSAGLVAEIVAAAARHADVGGALRGLFARRNALPLALLASASARGDLKPDAQPGLVFDELAGAVYYRLFITGEPIDGDYASRLVDQVLAGARTPNEEGT comes from the coding sequence ATGACCACGGAAGCCAGACGGGGCCGGCCCCGGGCCGAAGGTGCCGACGCGCGCATCCTGGAGGCGGCGTACGCCGTGCTCGTCGACCGTGGGTACGAGCGCTACTCGATCGACGAGGTCGCCCAGCGGGCCGGGGTCGCCAAGACCACGATCTACCGGCGCTGGCCCACCCGGGACCACCTCATCGTCGCCGTCGTCGCCAAGATCCAGGACGAGGTGCCGGTGACGGACACCGGAGACATCCGGCACGACCTGGTGACGTACCTGGAAGCCATCGTCGGCGGACTGGACCGCATGCGCCGGGTCGGCAGGGTGGTGGAGCCGGGTGACCGCTCGGCCGGCCTGGTCGCGGAGATCGTCGCGGCCGCCGCCCGTCACGCCGACGTCGGCGGAGCCCTGCGAGGCCTCTTCGCCCGCCGCAACGCCCTGCCGCTCGCCCTCCTGGCAAGCGCCAGTGCGCGCGGTGACCTCAAGCCCGATGCCCAACCCGGCCTGGTCTTCGACGAGTTGGCCGGCGCCGTCTACTACCGGCTGTTCATCACCGGCGAGCCCATCGACGGGGACTACGCGTCACGGCTCGTCGACCAGGTGCTCGCCGGAGCCCGCACCCCCAACGAGGAAGGGACCTGA
- a CDS encoding SRPBCC domain-containing protein, translated as MSSSVFENNTARRGTDDADHHDPAAPDPAEGTVKKRSWPRRRPILSGLLVLSVALTGYTVWTNTQPVRITASLELRATPDEVWEVLSDFEKYPEWNPFITSAEVTSDSGRVEEGATLRNRMHDASGDTTFTPTIQKVDPGRELKWLGKVEPGWIADGQHRFHIERIGPDRVRFTQTERFTGVAVPFLKGHLEEKTLPQFHAMNEALQERLDALR; from the coding sequence ATGAGCTCCTCCGTGTTCGAGAACAACACCGCCCGGCGTGGCACGGACGACGCCGACCACCACGACCCCGCGGCACCCGACCCCGCCGAGGGCACCGTCAAGAAGAGGTCCTGGCCCCGCAGGCGGCCCATTCTCAGTGGCCTCCTGGTCTTATCGGTGGCCCTCACCGGTTACACGGTGTGGACGAACACCCAACCCGTGCGGATCACCGCGTCGCTGGAGCTGCGGGCCACGCCCGACGAAGTATGGGAAGTGCTCTCCGACTTCGAGAAGTATCCGGAGTGGAACCCGTTCATCACCAGCGCCGAGGTGACCTCCGACAGCGGCCGGGTCGAGGAGGGCGCCACGCTGCGCAACCGCATGCACGACGCCAGCGGTGACACGACCTTCACGCCGACGATCCAGAAGGTCGACCCCGGCCGGGAGCTCAAGTGGCTCGGCAAGGTCGAGCCCGGCTGGATCGCCGACGGTCAGCACCGTTTCCACATCGAGCGCATCGGCCCCGACCGGGTGCGGTTCACTCAGACCGAGCGCTTCACCGGGGTCGCTGTTCCCTTTCTGAAGGGGCACCTCGAAGAGAAGACGCTGCCGCAGTTCCACGCCATGAACGAAGCCCTCCAAGAGCGGCTCGACGCTCTGAGGTGA